The following is a genomic window from Ethanoligenens harbinense YUAN-3.
TCCACGGTCATGTCGGGGTAAAGCGGCGGCTGCTCCGGCAGATAGCCGATGTTTTTTTTGGCCTCGAGCGGCCGTTCGAGCACGTCCACGCCGTCGATCTTCACGGTGCCTTCGTTAGAGGAAAGGTAGCCGGTGAGGATGTTCATGGTGGTGGATTTACCCGCGCCGTTGGGGCCGAGGAACCCGAGAATCTCGCCGTCCTTGACATCGAAGCTGATGTCCTGTACGGCATACTTTTCACCATATCGTTTGGTGAGGTGGCTGACCTCTATCATGGAAAAGTTCCCTCCCGATCGTTGTTCCGGTCCTGCAAGGCCCGGGGCCCTGCTTCACAATGGAAAAGCGGTGTCCGTTTCGGCTGAAAGGCTGCCCCGCTGCGTTGAAAATGCCCCGGAATACGGTCCGTATTCCCATGCGTTTCGCCTGGCGGGTCTGCATTTCATCCCGAAAATCGTCGTTTTTCCATTCCGAAACAAGGTCCTTTGCGGACCCATACTTCTTATACTATCATACACCTGTCTGCAAAGTGTGAATAGTCTTTAAATATCCTTTTCCCGGATGGGGGAGAGATGCAGCTCGCGCAGCTGCTTTTCCTCCACCAGATCGGGGCTGCCGGTCATCAGCTCGGAGGCGTTCTGCACCTTGGGGAATGCGATGACCTGTTTGATGGATTCGCAGCCGAGCATCAGCATGACCAGACGATCCAGCCCGTAAGCCATGCCGCCGTGCGGCGGCGCGCCGTAGCGGAACGCCTCGGTGAGGAAGCCGAAGCGCTGCCGCACCACATCGTCAGACAGGCCGAGCGCCTTGAACATGCGTTTCTGGAGCGCGGGGTCGTTGATGCGGATGGAGCCGCCGCCGAGCTCCACGCCGTTGAGCACCATGTCATAGGCGCGGGCATAGCAGGTGCCGGGGTCGGATTCCAGTTTGTCCAGGCTTTCTTCCGTGGGGGCGGTGAACGGATGATGCATGGCCATATAGCGGCCCTCTTCCTCGCTGTATTCGAACAGCGGGAAGTGCGTCACCCACAAAAACGCGAATTCGTCTTTGGGGATGAGCCCGAAGCGCTCGGCCAGATGCAGGCGCAGCGCGCCCAGCGCGGTGCAGGCCACGGTGCTGTTTGTGTCGGCCACGATAAGCACCGCGTCGCCCGGCCCCGCACCCGCCGCCGCCGCGACGGCAAGCAGGGTGTCTTCCGAAACAAACTTGCCGAATGAGGCGTTGGGTGTGTCGCCCAGCTTGAGCCATGCCAGCCCTTTGGCGCCGTAGTCCTTGACGAACGCGGCGAGCTTGTCGAGGTCTTTGCGGGAGAGATTGTCCGCCCCGCCTTCGGCGGTGACGGCGCGCACGCTTCCGCCGCCCGCCAGTGCGCCTTCAAACACGCCGAAGCCGCAGCCTTTCACGGTTTCGGAGAGGTCGCGCAGCTCCATGCCGAAGCGTACGTCCGGCTTGTCGCTGCCGTAGCGCGCCATTGCCTCGTCATACGGCAGACGCTGAAACGGGGTTTGCACGTCTTTGCCCAACACCTCTTTGAACACATGGCGGATGTAGCCCTCGTTGAGCGCCATGATGTCCTCTTCGTCCACGAACGACAGTTCCAGGTCGATCTGGGTGAACTCGGGTTGCCGGTCGGCGCGCAGGTCTTCGTCGCGGAAGCAGCGGGCGATCTGCATATAGCGGTCGAAGCCCGACAGCATCAAAATCTGCTTGTAGAGCTGCGGCGACTGTGGCAGGGCGTAGAACTTGCCCGCGTGCAGGCGGCTGGGCACGAGGTAATCGCGCGCACCTTCCGGCGTGCTCTTGATGAGGTTGGGCGTTTCGATCTCGATGAAGCCGTTGCGGTCGAAATAATCATGCGCGGCCTTGACGATACGGTGGCGCAGGAACAGATGGTTCTGCATTTCCGGGCGCCGCAGGTCCAGGTAGCGGTAACGCAACTGCATTTCCTCCTTCACCGCGCCGCCCTCGGCCACTTCAAAGGGAGGCGTGTCGGATTTGGCAAGAATGCGCAGTTCACTCACCGCCATCTCGATGCGGCCGGTGGGCAATTTGTCGTTAGGCGTTTCGCGCAGGCGGATGGTACCCTTTGCCGCCAGCACAAATTCGCTGCGCACCGTCTGGGCTTTTTCCAGCACGGCGCGGCCGGTGGTGTCGTCGAATGCCAGCTGCAAAATGCCGCTGCGGTCGCGCAGGTCGATGAACAGCAGCGCACCGAGGTCGCGCCGCTTGGCCGCCCAGCCGCAGACCACGACTTCCCGGCCCGCGTCTTTTTCGGAAAATGCCGCGCAATAATCGGTGCGCTTGAGTCCCTGCATGGTGTCTGCCATTGTTCAACCCTCTTTTATGGTAGATTGGGCGGCCGCGTCGCGCACGGCCGCGAGGAATGTTTCCGGTTCCAGCGGCACGGTTCGCGCGCCGTCGCCCCGCAGGGCTTTGAGCGCGGCTTCGCCGTTTTCCAGTTCCGCGTCACCCAGCATAACGGCATAGGCAAAGCCCTGCTTGTCCGCGTATTTCATCTGCGCTTTCACGCTGCGGCCCGCCAGGTCGGTCCCGGCTGCGATGCCCGCCGCACGCAGCGTGCGGGCAAGCGCCGCCGCCTTTTGAGATGCCGGCCCGCCGATGGCGCCGATGTAAACAAGCCCTTTGGGCGCGGGCGGGAACGCGCAGCCCTGTGACTCCATCAGGATGAGCAGCCGTTCCAGCCCCATGCCGAAGCCAAGCCCCGGCAGCGAGGGGCCGCCGAGCTCGGACACCAGCCCGTCGTACCGCCCGCCGCCGCAGACGGTGAGCCCCTGTGCTTCGTCCACAAATTCAAAGACGGTGCGGGTATAATAGTCCAGCCCGCGTACGATGCGGGGATTGAGCACAAACGTCTGCCCCGCGTCGGTCAGCCGCGCTTTCACGTCCTCGAAGTGTGCTTTGCAGTCGTCGCAGAGGTAATCGGTGACGACCGGCGCGTCTTTGGCAATGGCTTTGCAGGTGGGCACCTTGCAGTCGAGCAGGCGCATGGGGTTGCGTTCCAACCGGTTTTTGCAGTCATCGCAGAGCTCCGTTTCCCGGGCTTTGAAATATGCCTTGAGCGCGGCGTGGTAATCCTTGCGGCAGGTCGGGCAGCCGATGGAGTTAAGCTCCAGCCGCAGGTCCTTTACACCGAGCGCCTTGAGGGCGGCGCCCGCCAGCTCGATGAGTTCCACATCGGCGGCCGCGCCTGCCGCGCCGAACAGCTCCGCGCCGAACTGGTGGAATTCACGCAGGCGGCCCGCCTGCGGGCGCTCGCCCCGGAAGCAGGAGATGAGATAGAACAGCTTGAGCGGCAGCGGGCCGCCGGCCAGGCCGTTTTGCAGCAGGGCGCGCACGGTGGAGGCGGTGCCCTCCGGCCGCAGGGTGATGCTGCGGCCGCCGCGGTCCTCAAAGGTGTACATCTCTTTCTGCACTACGTCGGTGGTGTCTCCCACGCCGCGCGAAAACAGCTCGGTGTATTCAAAGGTGGGGAAACGGATCTCCTCAAATCCGAACGTCGCTGCGGTGCGGCGGGCAGTCTGCTCCACATACTGCCATTTGTAAACTTGGTCCGGCGTCACGTCGAGGGTGCCGCGCGGCGCATGCAAAAGATTGGCCATGGTGGTTCTCCTTTTATTCGGTCTGCGGGGAATGCAAAACGGGATATGAACAGCGCGGAGCGGGCAAAACAACGCCCCGTTGCGGGAGCTTTCCCGAACGGGGCCCCGTGCGCCCTGCGGAAGGATTTATTTGCTTTTGGGATTGACGATGTCGCGCCAGTCGAAATCGCCCCGGTCAAGCGCCCGCACCAGCACTTCCGCCGTGGCAATGTTGGTGGCCACCGGGATGTTGTGCACGTCACACAGGCGCAGCATGCTCATTTCTTTCGGTTCGGTGGGCTTGGGGGTGAGCGGGTCGCGGAAAAAAAGCAGCAGGTCGATCTCATTGCAGGCGATACGGGCAGAGATCTGCTGATCGCCGCCCTGGCTGCCGCCCAGGAAGCGTTGGATATCGAGACCGGTCGCGTCCGCAATCAGCTTGCCGGTGGTGCCGGTGGCGCAGAGACTGTGCCGGCTGAGAATACCGCAATAGGCGATGCAGAACTGCACGATCAGTTCTTTTTTGGCGTCGTGGGCGATGAGGGCGATGTTCATAGTGCAAACCTCCGTGTGTTTGTACGTGCCGGGAAGGACGGGTCGTTCGGGGTCGGTCGTCCGGCGCGCGGGGATAATAAGATGCCGCGGGTCAGAAATGCATGAGCGGAATATCTTCGCCGAGCAGACGGCGGGCGATGTTGCAATAGGCTTCCGCCGCGCCGCCGTGTGCATCGGGAGTATGTACGATCGGGTCGCCGTCGTAGGCCGCGAGGGCGATCCGCCTGTCCTCGGGTACCACGCCCAGCAGCTGCACGGCCGCGGCGTCGATAATAACATCCAGCCCGCCGTCCAGCTTTTTGCGCAGCAACTGCGGCTGCACGCGGTTGATGACCAGACGAATCTCCGGTACAAGCCCCGAGAGGACGCGCCCGGCCATGCGGTCCGCATCGCGGATGCAGACGGGGTCCGGCGTGACGACCAGAATGGCCAGATCGGCCGCCGCGGCTGTGGCTTTGGCCCATGTGCCCATACCCGCAGGTGAATCCAGCAGGATGAAATCATAGTATTGGCAAAGGCCCCGGCACAGCTTCTGCAAAGCGTCTGCGCAGCCGGTTTCCTCGTCGGCCGCCGGGGCCGGGATCATGGAGAGCCGGTTCCACGGCGTTTTGACGATCGCTTTGGCTGGCTCGCACCGGCCCTGCAGAATGTCCGCCAGGTCGTAGACCACCTGGTCGGATACGCGGAGCATGATATCCAGCGAGCGCAGGCCGGCGTCGGCATCCACAAGCAGCACGGTCTTGCCGGAGAGGGCAAGCGCCGCCCCGCAGTTGACCGTGAAGGTGGACTTGCCGGTGCCGCCTTTTCCCGATGTGACCGATATCACTGTTCCCATTGCATCTACCCGTACCGCAGCCTGTTCCCGCCAAAGCATCCACCTGCCCGAACGGACAAACGGAATCAGGTATCATTCTATCACAGGCCCGGCATTTAGTCAAAGAATTGTGCGCACCAACCTGTATTTTTGTTCAAAGTTGGCACAATCGCTGTTTATGGCAGCAGCGTGTTCGCCGAGGCCGGCAGCGGGGAGGAAACGCTCGGCAGCGGATCGGTGGTGAACTGCTGGTCGTCCACGAAGTAATAGTTGAAGGCGCTGCGGGCCACCGGGGCGGTCTGGTAACCGTTGTGGCCCTTTTCCACCACGACGGCCACGGCGATCTCCGGGTCATTGAAGGGGGCGAAGCTGATGAACACGCCGTCGTAGTTTTTGCCGTTGTTGATCTGCGCCGTACCCGTTTTGCCGCCGAGCTGGACGGGGAAGTTCTGGAATACGCTGGCGGCGGTGCCGTCCGCGCTTTCTGTCACGCGGAGCATGCCGGTCTTGATGGCATTAAGCACATCGCTTGGCACTTTTATGTCCGAAACGGCTTGCGGGGTGTTTTCCATGACCGTCTGCGTGTTGTCGTAGCTTTTGACTTCCTTGACGATGTGTGCTTTATAATAGGTGCCGCCGGTAGATACCGCACCGACATACTGCGCGAGCTGGAGCGGTGTGTATTCGTTATAAGATTGCCCGATGCCCGACTGCGCGGCATCGGCAGCCTGCCAGGTGATGCCGTTTGCTTTTGCCCAAGTGGGCCCGGACACAGAACCCGAGTGCTCCCCGGGCAGCTCTACGCCGGTCTTTTTGCCCAGGCCGTAGGCGGCTGCGGTGCTTTCCAGCTTGGAGTAGATACCGCGCGTATACATCCAGTCGGCGACCATGTTGAAAAATACGTTGCTGGATTCGGCCAGCGCCGTCTCCACATCGATATACCCGGCGCCGACGTCGTCGTGTCCGACATAGCTGGGGGCGTATTTGCTGAACGTGGCGGGCTTGTCGATCTTCTCGGTCGGCGTGATGATGCCGTTCATCATGCCCGCCGTGGCCGTGACCGGCTTAAAGGTGGAACCGGGGCGGTAGGCGCCCTGGATGGCGCGGTTCATCAGGGGGGACGTGGCATCGTTCGCAAGGGTGGAATATTCCTGCGAATACTGCGTGCGGGTATAGGTGGGATAGCTTGCCATGGCGAGGATCTCGCCGGTCTTGATATTGAGCACCACTGCGGAGCCCGCGTCGGCGTCCGCGCCATTGAGCGTGCTGCCGCCCGAGGCCGCGCGCACCTGATTGATGACCACCGGCAGCTCGTCCTGCACGATCTGCTGGAGGTTTTCGTCGATGGTGAGCACCACATTGTCGCCCGGTTTGGCGGCTTTCACGGGTTCGGTGCCGACGATCTCCTTGGCTTTGTTGATGAGGACGTTCTGCGTGCCGCTTTCGCCGCGCAGGTATTTTTCCATCGTGCTTTCGATGCCGCCGCTGCCGATCATGTCGTCCATGGAATACCCTTGATTTTTCAGGCTGGCGGAAGGGTCGGACGTGTTGTTCCACTGGTCGGCGGAAATGGGGCTGACCTTGCCGATGAGGTAGGGTGCAAAGCTGTCGCTGGTGTAGCTGCGGGTATACTGCTGGGTAATAAGAATACCCGGGATGCTCCCGCCGTTCTCCGAGAGCCGGTTGACGGTGTTGAGACTGACGTTTTGGGCGAAGGTATAGGTATACGTATACGAAAAACCGGCCTGCTCCATCTGGTAGCGCACGCCGACGATGGTGCGGATCTGCGCGGGGGTGTAGTTCCCGGTGATTTTGTAGCGCTTGATGAGCCGGGCCATGATTTCGTCCGCGGTGGCTTTTTCGTCCGCGTCGTATTTGGCCTTCTGTTTGGCGGTGAGTGTGACCTTGTTCAGTTTGGTGGAGGTGGGGATGTTGTCCACCGTCTGTTCCATGAATTTGCGCAGGGTCTTGATCTGGGAATCACTGTTCGGGTTGAAGGCCCACGGCTTAGTCTGCCCGATAGGCAGCGTATCGGTCCAGGTTTCCCCGTCCTGCGCCAGAATATCGGTGATCTTCAGGATGTTTTGGTTCTGGTTGGAGGAGGACCAGGCTGCCTTTTGCAGCGTGACCGAATACCCCACCGTGTTGGTGGCGAGCACCCGGCCGTAGCGGTCCAGGATCTCGCCGCGCGGAGCCATCACCTCGGTGCTCTGTATCGTGGTTTTTTCCGACTGCGCGCGGTAGGATGCCCCGTCGGTGATCTGGTAACGCATCAGGCGAAAGACGAAACCGGCAAAGATGGCGATGATCAGGCCGTACAGCACATACAGACGTGCGTTGCGGATATTCATGAAAAACTCCATTCTGCCGCTTCGCGTCGGCGGGACGTTAAATATGTATAGGGGCCTGCCGCGCGAAGCAGGTGACGGCAGACGTGACGGTCATTCCGTCAGGCGCAGGTGCAGGTGCTTCACCCAAAAATAGAACGGCACGACGAACGCGAACGAGTAAAATGTGGTGGGCAGGATAATCTGAAAAAATGAGTAGACAAAATCCTGACCGCCTGTCATATAGTCCAGAAAGAACCACGAGATCAGCTCCATAAGGAACGTGAAGCACAGACCGAACAACAGAGCCGAAAGGGGGGATGCATGGAACACTTCACGAACCAGCAGCCCGGTGAAAATCCCCACCATCATCAGAAAAACGCCGTGGAACCCGAAAGGCGCCCCGCCGGAAAGATCCCAGAACAGCCCGGCCGCGGCGCCGAACGCGCCGCCGGCACCCGCGCTCTCTATGGAAGCCACGGCGATGACGAACGGCAGCAGCAGCACGGGGCGGGCATTGGAGATGACGGGGAAGAGGTGCGGTGTGTTCTGGAGTGTGTCCACTACCAGGAGTGTGAGGGCGTAGGCCAGCCACTTCCAGGTGTTTTTTCGATAAAAGATGTGCATGGCGTCAGCTCCCTGCCTGCGTTGTTTCCTGCAAGACCGTCACTTGGAAGAAGCGGCGGACGTATCCACGTTTTTGCCTGTAAAATTGGTGACCACGGTGACATCCTTGACGGTGGTCGGGTCGGCCAGCGGCTTGCAGACGGCATATAGCGTGATGCCGGAATTCTGCGTCTTCACCTGCTGCACCAGCCCCACTTTCAGGTTGGGCGGGAACACGCCTGCGCGCCCGGCGGTGACGATGATGTTGCCGCCCGCCACGGCGCTGTCTTTGGGCAGGTAGTCGATGGCCAGCAGCCCTTTGGCGGAGAGGTCACGGTCGCCGTGCGCCAGCCCCAGGTCGCCGGTTTCGCTCACCACGATGCTGACCTTCACGGTTGGGTCTAGGATGGTGGTGACCACTGTCGTGGTCGCCATCACCTGTGTGGTCTCGCCCACCAGGCCGTCCGGCGTGATGACCGGTTCATACGGCTGGATGCCGTCCACCGAGCCTTTGTTGATGGTAAACGCGGAATACCACTGGCCGGGATCGCGGGAGATGACACGGGCGGGCGCCAGTTTGAGATCCGGATTTTCCTTGGAGATGCTGTACATTTTCTGGTATTGCTCGTTTTCCTGCTGCATCTGGTTGTAATTGACCAGTTGGGAGCGCAGGTCGCTCAACTGCTTTTTCAGCGTATCGTTTTCAGCCCGCAGCTGCCCGGCGGACGCGATGTTGGAAAACGCGCCGTAAAAGAAGTCCGAAACGGTGGAAGAAAGCTGTTGAAACGGCGAAACAACGGTGCCGAACACGCTGGCCGTGATGGTGGAGGAGCCGCCGCTCAAGGCCGAGCGCAGCATCAAACCAATCAGCACCAGGGCGATGGCCGCAAAGATTTTGAATTGCAGGCTCCTGAAAAACTCGCGCATGGAACCCTCCTGTACCGCGATGTATGCCGGGCGAAGCGCCGCCCGCGAGGGACGCCGCCCGCAAGGGACGCCGCCCGCAAGGGACGCCGCCCGCAAGGGATACCATCCGCCGGGACGCCGTAAGCACGGGCCTGTCCGGCGTTCACGCCATCCAGCATACCAAATGATTATGAACAGTATATGAAAATCGGGCGCGCATCTATGCGGCGGAATGGAAACGGGGTCTTGCACGCCAAGCGTCAAGACCCCGCAACGGTTTTCGGAACTTAGTGGCGTTTGGCGTCGAACAGCACGTTCGCGAGGGCGCCGGACATATCTTCCAGCATTTTGCCGGTGCCGTCCACCACGCAGTCAAGCGGGCGTTCGGCCACATTAACGGGAATGCCGGTTTCTTTGGAAATGAGCTGATCCAGCCCGCGCAGCAGGGCGCCGCCGCCGGTGAGCATGATGCCGCGGTCGATGATGTCGGCGGCCAGCTCGGGGGGGGTGCGCTCCAGCGTGGAGCGGATGGCGTCCACCACCTGCGCCACCGGGTCGGAGAGCGCCTCGCGCACTTCCGCCGAGGTGATGGTCACATTGCTGGGCAGACCGTCCAGCAGGTTGCGGCCCTTGATCTGCCTCTCGCCTTCCTCTTCATACGGATAGGCCGAGCCGAGGGCAATCTTGAGTTCCTCCGCCGTGCGCTCGCCGATGAGCAGATTGTATTTTTTCTTGACATAGTTGATGATCGCGTCGTCGAACTCGTCGCCCGCCACCCGCACCGAGCGCGAGGTGACGATGCCCGAAAGCGAAATGACCGCGACTTCCGCCGTGCCGCCGCCGATGTCCACCACCATGGAGCCGGTGGCTTCGTCCACGGGCAGGCCCGCGCCGATGGCCGCCGCCATCGGCTCCTGCACCAGATAAGTATCTTTCGCTCCGGCCTGATAGGCCGCTTCATCCACCGCGCGTTTTTCCACCTCGGTCACGCCCGAGGGGATGCAGATGATGATACGCGGTTTGGAGAACTTGCCCGCCGTCACTTTGCGGATAAATTCTTTGAGCATGCTGGCGGTGATGTCGAAATCGGCGATCACACCGTCTTTCAGGGGACGGATGGCCACAATGGAGCCCGGCGTGCGGCCGATCATCTGCTTGGCACTGTTGCCCACGGCCAGCACGCGGTTGGTCTTGACATCTACCGCCACCACCGACGGCTCCCGCAGGACGATGCCTTTTCCCTTCATATAAATCAAGGTATTCGCGGTACCCAAATCTATTCCAATATCATGGGAAAACATGGACATAATGGCTTGTGCCCCTTTCAAATCCGTTGCATATCGTTGCGTATTTTTTTATCTGTCTGCCGGGTGTGTGCGGCGGCCGTTTTGATACAAAGGGATCCCCTGAAAACGGGCAGACGAAAAGCCGCGCACTGCCGCCCGCGCAAAAGCACTTTCTTTATTATAATCCAGTTTTCAAGCAGAAACAACACTTTTGGCCACTTTGTTTGAATTTTTGGCCGGGCGATTCCGGCGGCACGGCCGGGACATGCGGGGGGCGCCGCGCGGGAGCAGAAAAGGCCGCATCCCCTTCCTGTGCAGGAACAGGGACACGGCCTGAAAGCGGTGTGCGGGTGCGTATTATTCTTCCATTTGTTTGGCCAGAAAATTGGCCGCCGTTTGCGCCAGCTTGAGCTCCACGTCGCCGGGTTTTGCGTTTTCTTCCGTGTCCAGCAGGATGACGGCGCCCGCCATGTCGCCGGCGGCCAGGATGGGCACGGCCACCGCCACGCTTTTTTCCAGACCGTCCACCGCGGTGAGATGGTGGCCGTCTTCACAGATATACGGGCGGCGCTGCTCCAGCAATGCCTCCAGTTCCTCGCTCACGCGGCGCTCCAGCACTTCTTTGCGCGGGATGCCGAACGACGAGATGATGCGGTCGCGGTCCGAGATGAGGACCGGGTATCCGGAGGACTTGCCCAGCACTTCCGCAAACTGTGCGGCAAAATTGGACAGTTCCCCGATAGGGGAATATTTTTTGAAGATTACCTCGCCATCGTTATCGGTATATATTTCAAGTGGGTCGCCTTCGCGGATCCGCATGGTGCGGCGGATCTCTTTCGGAATGACAACGCGACCCAGATCGTCTATGCGTCGGACGATGCCGGTTGCTTTCAAACAGATTACCTCCTCTTTGTTTATAAACGGCGCGTTCGGCACCCGGAACAGAGCGTGCGGACCGGTCCGCGCGCCTGCCGCGATGAAAAAAGCCGGGCCTTTTTCACATCACATATAGTATCTGCCTTCGCAAACGCATTATACCTGCGGAGAAAGGATTTGCAGTTGCAGGAAGATGTTGTATGATTTTAAAGGTTTCTGCTGTTTACTGTCGGAAGGAAGAAAAGTTGCGCCCGCCCATTTAAAAGAGCGGGCGAATGTATTATAATTGTTTAAACGTATGGTGTTTTGCACGGCGTGCGGCGGGCGGTTTCGGCAGCGCCGCCGCGCAAAATGACGATTCGCCGTTTTTCGTCCGCATGGCGGACGATGACCGCGTGCAGATGGAAACGGAAAACCGGGAAGGGCAGACGGTATGGGCGAAAAAAACAGAGTCAAACTGAAAATCTGCGGCAATGAATTTTATGTGGTGTCGCATGACAGTGAAGAATATATCCGCGCGGTGGCCGAAAAGGTGGAGCACTATCTTCAGAACCTGATGGATCGTTCCCCCACCATGTCCACCACAATGGCGGCCGTGTTTGCGGCGCTGGAATTCTGCGATGAGGCGGCCAAAGCGACGGAATCCGCCGACAATCTGCGCGCCCAGATCAAGGATTATCTGGAAGAGGCTGCCGCGGCCAAAAGTGAGGCGACCGAGCTGCGCCGCAGGGAGATCGAACTCGAGCGCGAGAACATCACGCTGCGGGCCAAAGTGAGCAAACTGGAAGGCGGCAAATGAACCGACCCGAGGTGCTGGCTCCCGCAGGGTCATGGGAAACACTGCGGGCCGCCGCGTTTGCCGGCGCGGACGCCGTGTATTTCGGCGGGCAGTCGTTCAACGCCAGGCGCGGTGCTGCCAATTTCGACGACGCGGCGCTGGAAGAAGCCATCGGCTGGCTGCATGCGCGGGGCGTGAAGGCGTATATCACATTCAATACGCTGCTGTTTGAAAACGAATGGAACGGCGCGCTGGCTTTTCTGGAGCGGCTTTGCCAAATGGGGCCGGACGCGCTTATCGTGCAGGATACGGGCGTGCTGCGTCTGGTGCGGGCAGCCGCGCCGGATCTGCGGCTGCATGCCTCCACCCAGATGGCCGTGCACAACATCGAAGGCGTGCGCGCTCTTGCCGGGCTGGGCGTGTCGCGCGTGGTGCTGGCCCGCGAGCTCTCCGCCCGTGAGATGGAGGAGATCACCGGGGCGCTGCGCAGCCCCGGCGGCGCTTGTGCGCCGGAAATCGAAGTGTTCGTGCACGGGGCGCTGTGCATGAGCGTATCCGGCCAGTGCTATTTCAGCGCCATGCTCGGCGGGCGCAGCGGCAACCGCGGCCTGTGCGCGCAGGTGTGCCGCCTGCCGTTTGCCGCGCCCGGCGGCACGGGACACGACCTCTCGCTCAAAGACCTTTCGCTCATCCGGCAGGTTCCGCGGCTGGCGAGGATGGGCGTCTCTTCCCTCAAAATCGAGGGACGGATGAAGCGCCCGGAATATGTGACGGCGGCGGTGCG
Proteins encoded in this region:
- a CDS encoding stage V sporulation T C-terminal domain-containing protein; protein product: MKATGIVRRIDDLGRVVIPKEIRRTMRIREGDPLEIYTDNDGEVIFKKYSPIGELSNFAAQFAEVLGKSSGYPVLISDRDRIISSFGIPRKEVLERRVSEELEALLEQRRPYICEDGHHLTAVDGLEKSVAVAVPILAAGDMAGAVILLDTEENAKPGDVELKLAQTAANFLAKQMEE
- a CDS encoding cell division protein ZapA, with translation MGEKNRVKLKICGNEFYVVSHDSEEYIRAVAEKVEHYLQNLMDRSPTMSTTMAAVFAALEFCDEAAKATESADNLRAQIKDYLEEAAAAKSEATELRRREIELERENITLRAKVSKLEGGK